In the genome of Mycobacterium kansasii ATCC 12478, one region contains:
- the iniA gene encoding isoniazid-induced dynamin-like GTPase IniA, with protein MTQPDDPRRVGVIVELIDHTIAIAELNERGDLVRRLRRARARITDPQIRVVIAGQLKQGKSQLLNALLNLPVARVGDDEATVLITVVSYSAQPSARIILAAGPNGETTAVDIPVDDITTDLRRAPQARGRAVLRVEIGAPSPLLQGGLTFIDTPGVGGHGQPHLSATLGLLPDADALLMVSDASQEFTEPEMWFLCKAHQVCPVGAVVATKTDLYPHWREIVNTNAAHLQRARVPMPIVPVSSLLRSHAVTSNDKELNEESNFPAIVKFLSEKVLSRETDRVRDEVLREIHSAAEQLAISVGSELSVINDPAMRDRLASDLERRKREAQDALQQTALWQQVLNDGFTDLSTDVDHDLRARFRAVTEDAERQIDSCDPTLHWAEIGADVENAIATAVGDNFVWAYHRAEALADDVASSFTDAGLDSVMSPELSKRAMGADFGQLKALARLEAKPAGKAQKMVSGLRGSYGGVVMIGMLSSVAGLGLFNPVSVGAGLILGRMAYKEDKENRLLRARAEAKTNVRRFVDDVSFVVGKESRDRLKMIQRTLRDHYREIANELTRSLNESLQATVTAAHLEEAERDTRIRELERQLDILNQVTDNLRKLKPC; from the coding sequence GTGACTCAACCCGATGACCCGCGTCGGGTCGGTGTGATCGTCGAATTGATCGATCACACCATCGCGATCGCAGAACTCAACGAACGCGGTGATTTGGTGCGACGGTTGAGGCGCGCCCGCGCGCGGATCACCGACCCGCAGATCCGGGTGGTGATCGCCGGCCAGCTCAAACAGGGGAAGAGCCAACTGCTCAATGCATTGCTCAATCTGCCGGTCGCGCGGGTGGGAGACGACGAGGCCACCGTCCTGATCACCGTCGTCAGCTACAGCGCCCAGCCGTCGGCTCGGATCATCTTGGCGGCAGGGCCCAACGGCGAGACGACGGCCGTCGACATCCCGGTCGACGACATCACCACCGATCTGCGTCGGGCCCCGCAAGCACGCGGCCGCGCCGTACTTCGAGTGGAGATCGGCGCGCCGAGTCCGCTGCTTCAGGGCGGGCTGACGTTCATCGACACCCCCGGCGTGGGTGGCCACGGGCAGCCGCATCTGTCGGCGACACTGGGGCTGCTGCCCGACGCCGACGCGCTCCTGATGGTCAGCGATGCCAGCCAGGAATTCACCGAACCGGAGATGTGGTTTCTGTGCAAGGCCCACCAGGTCTGTCCGGTCGGGGCGGTGGTGGCCACCAAAACCGATCTGTACCCGCATTGGCGCGAGATCGTCAACACCAATGCCGCGCACCTGCAGCGGGCCCGCGTGCCCATGCCGATCGTCCCCGTTTCGTCATTGTTGCGCAGCCATGCCGTCACGTCGAACGACAAGGAACTCAACGAAGAATCCAACTTCCCGGCGATCGTGAAGTTCCTCAGCGAGAAGGTGCTGTCCCGTGAGACCGACCGGGTGCGTGACGAAGTTCTACGTGAAATACACTCGGCGGCAGAGCAATTAGCGATATCCGTCGGTTCGGAATTGTCGGTCATCAACGACCCGGCGATGCGGGACCGGCTGGCTTCCGACTTGGAGAGGCGCAAGCGCGAAGCCCAGGATGCGCTGCAGCAGACCGCGTTGTGGCAGCAGGTGCTCAATGACGGTTTCACCGACCTGAGCACCGACGTGGACCACGACTTGCGGGCGCGCTTCCGCGCGGTCACCGAAGATGCTGAGCGGCAAATCGATTCGTGTGACCCGACGCTGCATTGGGCCGAGATCGGCGCCGACGTGGAAAACGCGATTGCCACGGCCGTCGGGGACAACTTCGTCTGGGCATATCATCGCGCCGAGGCATTGGCTGACGACGTCGCCAGCTCGTTCACCGACGCGGGACTGGATTCGGTGATGTCCCCGGAGCTCAGCAAGCGCGCTATGGGCGCGGATTTCGGCCAGCTCAAGGCGCTGGCCCGGCTGGAAGCCAAGCCAGCCGGCAAGGCGCAGAAAATGGTTTCCGGCTTGCGGGGTTCCTACGGCGGCGTGGTGATGATCGGGATGTTGTCCTCAGTGGCCGGTCTCGGTCTGTTCAACCCCGTGTCGGTCGGGGCCGGGCTGATACTCGGCCGCATGGCCTACAAGGAGGACAAGGAGAACCGGCTGCTGCGGGCCCGCGCCGAGGCCAAGACCAATGTGCGGCGCTTCGTCGACGACGTCTCGTTCGTGGTCGGCAAGGAGTCGCGCGACCGGCTCAAGATGATCCAGCGCACGTTACGCGACCACTACCGCGAGATCGCCAACGAGCTCACCCGATCGCTGAATGAATCGCTGCAAGCCACCGTCACCGCGGCACACCTGGAAGAAGCCGAGCGCGACACCAGGATTCGCGAACTCGAACGACAGCTCGACATCCTGAACCAGGTGACCGACAACCTGCGCAAGTTGAAGCCATGCTGA
- a CDS encoding Isoniazid-inducible protein iniB, which produces MGGQGGIGGQAGGAVGGAAGIGGQAAVSAGGGIAGQAAVASQAGIAGQAAVASQAGIAGQAAVAGQAGIASQAGIASQAGIASQAGIASQAGIAGQAAVASQAGIAGQAAVASQAGIAGQAAVASQASLASQAGIASSAGIASQAGLGLGGQAALSGGAAASAGGGLAGVTNVSGLTGIGGNASLGASSQAGLIASEGAALSGAATPHISGPLGGVGVGGQTGFTSGAGLGIGAVGRSDIVSGESTHIGAGGGTAAGLGGTATGAGGGTAAGLGGTANGAGGGTAAGLGGTAAGVGGDTSLGGQAGLGGTTAGGAHGDILGHEGAALGGGVSAGSTPAEHGPTVPTVHGPVIQGGAGAGADGQVTPPSAGGPVVHSPGAVGLGGAQPPVISAPAPHAPTPTPAPAHIPPVEHAPVITPQEHVSVEPPVQHEPPSPSVFGHEPPMPHTPPMHTEPPSHGPMGPHGF; this is translated from the coding sequence GTGGGCGGCCAAGGTGGCATTGGGGGTCAGGCCGGTGGCGCTGTTGGCGGAGCGGCGGGTATTGGAGGCCAGGCGGCGGTAAGTGCCGGTGGCGGTATCGCTGGCCAGGCCGCGGTCGCCAGTCAGGCGGGTATCGCTGGCCAGGCCGCGGTCGCCAGCCAGGCGGGTATCGCTGGCCAGGCCGCGGTCGCTGGTCAGGCGGGTATCGCGAGCCAGGCGGGCATCGCGAGCCAGGCGGGTATCGCGAGCCAGGCGGGCATCGCGAGCCAGGCGGGTATCGCTGGCCAGGCCGCGGTCGCTAGTCAGGCGGGTATCGCTGGCCAGGCCGCGGTCGCGAGCCAGGCGGGTATCGCTGGCCAGGCCGCGGTCGCGAGCCAGGCGAGTCTCGCGAGCCAGGCGGGTATCGCCAGTTCGGCGGGTATCGCAAGCCAGGCCGGTCTCGGCCTGGGCGGACAGGCAGCGTTGAGCGGAGGGGCAGCCGCCTCAGCTGGTGGTGGGCTCGCCGGCGTAACCAACGTCAGCGGCCTGACCGGTATCGGCGGCAACGCATCGCTGGGCGCGAGCAGCCAGGCCGGGTTGATCGCAAGCGAAGGCGCTGCCCTGAGCGGCGCGGCCACCCCGCATATTTCAGGCCCACTGGGTGGCGTCGGCGTGGGCGGTCAAACGGGCTTTACCAGCGGTGCCGGCCTGGGCATTGGAGCGGTCGGCCGCAGCGACATCGTGAGCGGCGAAAGCACCCATATCGGAGCGGGCGGCGGCACAGCTGCCGGACTCGGTGGCACGGCGACGGGCGCGGGCGGCGGCACAGCTGCGGGGCTCGGCGGCACGGCGAACGGGGCGGGCGGCGGCACTGCCGCGGGGCTCGGCGGCACCGCTGCAGGCGTCGGCGGCGACACCAGCCTCGGTGGCCAAGCCGGGCTAGGCGGAACCACCGCCGGCGGGGCCCATGGTGACATCCTCGGCCACGAAGGCGCCGCACTCGGCGGTGGCGTCAGCGCTGGTAGCACCCCGGCCGAGCATGGCCCGACCGTCCCTACGGTCCACGGCCCCGTCATCCAGGGAGGCGCGGGCGCCGGGGCCGACGGCCAGGTGACGCCGCCGTCGGCTGGTGGTCCCGTCGTCCACAGCCCGGGCGCTGTCGGACTCGGTGGCGCGCAACCTCCGGTGATCAGCGCACCGGCGCCGCACGCGCCGACGCCTACGCCTGCGCCGGCGCACATTCCTCCGGTTGAGCACGCGCCCGTGATAACGCCGCAGGAGCATGTGTCGGTCGAGCCGCCGGTCCAGCACGAGCCGCCGAGTCCCTCGGTGTTCGGCCATGAGCCGCCGATGCCACACACGCCGCCGATGCACACTGAGCCGCCGTCGCACGGGCCGATGGGTCCGCACGGGTTCTGA
- the iniC gene encoding isoniazid-induced dynamin-like GTPase IniC yields the protein MSTTDRVRAILGGTIEAYRGEPAYRQRADVFYELERIRARLGEPIRIALAGTLKAGKSTLVNALVGDDIAPTDATEATRIVTWFRHGPAPRVTANHRGGRRTNVPITHRGGLSFDLSRLDPADVVDLDVEWPAEELAGATIIDTPGTSSLARDTSERTLRLLIPADGVPRVDAVVFLLRTLNAADVALLKQIGGLVGGSAGALGIIGVASRADEIGAGRIDAMVSAKDVAKRFTSELSRTGVCQAVVPVSGLLALTARTLRQAEFVALKKLAGADPAELNKALLSVDRFVRPDSSLPVDAGTRVQVLERFGMFGIRISIALLAAGITDSSGLAAELLERSGLVELRKVIDQQFAQRADMLKAHTALVSLRRFVQLHPVMATPYVIADIDPLLADTHAFEELRVLSLLPSRTTTLNEDELSSLRRIIGGSGTSPAARLGLSPENYHDGPRAALAAVQRWRRRAEHPLNDPFTTRACRAAVRSAEAMVAGFAARR from the coding sequence GTGAGCACAACCGATCGGGTCCGCGCGATTCTGGGCGGAACCATCGAGGCCTACCGGGGTGAGCCGGCCTACCGGCAGCGGGCAGACGTCTTCTACGAGCTCGAGCGCATCAGGGCGCGGCTGGGTGAACCGATCCGGATCGCCCTGGCCGGCACGCTCAAGGCGGGCAAATCCACTCTGGTCAACGCGCTTGTCGGCGACGACATCGCCCCGACCGATGCCACCGAGGCAACCCGGATCGTGACCTGGTTCCGGCACGGTCCGGCCCCGAGGGTGACCGCCAACCACCGCGGCGGACGGCGCACGAATGTGCCGATCACGCATCGGGGCGGTCTGAGTTTCGACTTGAGCAGGCTCGACCCCGCCGACGTCGTCGACCTGGACGTCGAGTGGCCCGCCGAGGAATTGGCTGGGGCCACCATCATCGACACCCCGGGCACGTCGTCGCTGGCGCGCGATACCTCCGAGCGCACCCTGCGGCTCTTGATCCCCGCCGACGGGGTGCCGCGGGTGGACGCGGTGGTGTTTCTGCTTCGCACTCTCAACGCCGCGGACGTTGCCTTGCTCAAACAGATCGGCGGCCTCGTGGGTGGTTCGGCGGGTGCGCTGGGAATCATCGGTGTGGCGTCGCGGGCTGACGAGATCGGCGCGGGGCGCATCGACGCCATGGTCTCGGCCAAGGATGTGGCCAAGCGGTTCACCAGTGAGCTGAGCCGCACGGGCGTCTGTCAGGCGGTGGTACCGGTATCCGGGCTGCTCGCGCTGACCGCGCGCACGCTGCGCCAGGCCGAGTTTGTCGCATTGAAGAAGCTGGCTGGCGCAGATCCCGCCGAACTCAACAAAGCCTTGCTGAGCGTGGATCGTTTTGTCCGGCCGGACAGTTCGTTACCGGTGGATGCGGGCACGCGCGTGCAGGTGCTCGAGCGGTTCGGCATGTTCGGCATCCGCATTTCGATTGCCCTGCTGGCGGCCGGTATCACCGATTCGTCGGGGCTGGCAGCCGAATTGCTGGAGCGCAGCGGGCTGGTGGAGCTTCGCAAGGTGATCGATCAGCAGTTCGCGCAACGCGCCGACATGCTCAAGGCGCATACCGCGCTGGTGTCGTTGCGCCGGTTTGTGCAGCTGCACCCGGTCATGGCGACGCCGTACGTGATCGCCGACATCGACCCGCTGTTGGCCGACACCCACGCCTTCGAGGAACTCCGAGTGCTCAGTCTGTTGCCTTCGCGGACAACGACATTGAACGAGGATGAACTCTCATCGCTGCGCCGCATCATCGGTGGCTCCGGTACCAGTCCCGCAGCCCGGCTGGGCCTGAGTCCGGAGAACTACCATGACGGTCCACGCGCCGCGCTCGCCGCGGTGCAGCGTTGGCGCCGCCGAGCCGAACACCCGCTCAACGATCCATTCACCACCAGGGCCTGTCGCGCGGCGGTGCGCAGTGCGGAAGCGATGGTGGCCGGATTCGCCGCACGGCGCTGA
- a CDS encoding Rv0340 family IniB-related protein: protein MANSLLDFVISLVRDPEAAARYAANPAQAIADAHLTNVTSADVNNLIPVVSDSLSMAGSAGATAGTQIADHGNVWASGAAAAALDAFSPHTTAPAFQPHSPVSHVINEPVLPGSGDIPTDPYPVGIEPHEPSVLLAGADLPDSTFDHGGFPADDPAIWDHPIIHPHTADPDHHGFGIHG from the coding sequence ATGGCAAACTCGTTGCTCGACTTCGTCATCTCGCTGGTACGCGATCCGGAGGCGGCCGCGCGCTATGCGGCCAACCCTGCCCAGGCGATCGCTGACGCTCACCTTACGAATGTGACCAGCGCCGACGTTAACAATCTGATCCCAGTAGTGTCGGATTCGCTGTCAATGGCCGGTTCGGCCGGCGCGACTGCCGGGACGCAAATCGCCGACCATGGCAACGTCTGGGCGAGCGGTGCGGCGGCGGCTGCCCTCGATGCGTTCTCGCCGCACACCACGGCGCCGGCGTTCCAACCGCACAGCCCGGTAAGCCATGTGATCAACGAGCCGGTCTTGCCGGGGTCCGGCGATATACCCACCGATCCCTATCCAGTCGGGATCGAACCGCATGAGCCGTCGGTGCTGCTCGCCGGCGCTGACCTGCCCGATTCGACGTTCGACCACGGTGGTTTCCCGGCGGACGACCCGGCGATCTGGGACCACCCGATCATTCACCCGCACACCGCCGACCCCGATCACCACGGGTTCGGTATCCACGGGTGA